A stretch of Geminocystis sp. NIES-3708 DNA encodes these proteins:
- a CDS encoding tyrosine-type recombinase/integrase: MSPSAPPLPIPNSQKRTREYLFPQEVSAMIQAAKRIGRHGLRDSTLILMAYRHGLRVSELISLQWEQIDFTNATIHINRLKHGVSSIHPLRGIELRALRQLQRQYPHSSYLFVSEHKTVIAAATARGIIERAGKEANLPFSVHPHMLRHSCGFYLASQGYDTRVIQAYLGHKNIQHTVRYTEISPKRFQSFWMD, translated from the coding sequence ATGTCACCCTCAGCACCCCCTCTACCAATACCTAATAGTCAAAAACGCACTCGTGAATATCTTTTCCCACAAGAAGTATCTGCCATGATCCAAGCCGCAAAAAGAATTGGACGACATGGACTGCGAGATTCTACTCTTATTTTAATGGCTTATCGACACGGATTACGAGTGTCAGAGTTAATAAGTCTGCAATGGGAGCAAATTGATTTTACTAATGCAACCATCCACATTAATCGGCTCAAACATGGTGTTAGCTCAATTCATCCTCTTAGAGGTATTGAATTAAGAGCCTTACGGCAGCTACAACGTCAATATCCCCATTCATCATATTTATTTGTGTCCGAACATAAAACAGTTATAGCAGCAGCTACTGCTAGAGGAATTATTGAACGTGCGGGAAAGGAAGCCAACTTACCTTTTAGTGTTCATCCTCATATGTTACGTCATAGCTGTGGTTTTTATTTAGCGAGTCAAGGTTATGATACCAGAGTAATTCAGGCTTACTTAGGGCATAAAAACATTCAGCATACAGTTCGTTATACCGAAATCTCACCAAAACGTTTTCAGAGTTTCTGGATGGATTAA
- a CDS encoding Tn3 family transposase — protein sequence MRKLFKGEQKFESIKEIVYKKFRELLLESPTEKQIERLIRHALSVSESQCCNQVTSKLTTIIKEQIDILLKTDDNNEDESTSSPKLKTSDFAFIKTDPGPVGLDTFLTEIEKLKRIRAVGLSTDLFQGISAKIIQKYRQRAATESPYDLRQHSEPIRYTLMSAFCHQRSQEITDNLIEILISIIKRIGTRAEKRIQKELIEDFKLVNGKTNILFRIAEVALANPEGVIQTVVYPVVSQETLLNLVKEYKSTNTAYRQKVHTVMRSSFATHYRRMIPQLLEVLEFRSNNDIHRPIILALELLKKYTDSKTKYYDLEEKIPIEGVLKVGWKDIIIEKTDDGKERINRINYEIIVLQALKERLTCKEIWVVEADRYRNPDEDLPTDFEHNRILYYQALKLPENVESFITGLQQQMRFGLEKLNQDMPNNTGVKIIGDKNGLIRVSPFEPVDEPPNLQHIKGEINNQWHNTSLLDILKETDLRVNFTQNFKSMGTREIIERESLQKRLLLCIYGMGTNTGLKRINTGINGENYHDLLYVRRRYIQKDQLRSAIASVVNAIFEIRNPEIWGEGTTTCASDSKHFGSWEQNLMSQYHLRYGGRGVMIYWHVEKKSTCIYSQLKTVSSSEVAAMIEGVLRHCTDMDVKKNYVDSHGQSEVAFAFSHLLGFQLMPRLKRIKVQRLYLPDVGQSNSYSHLQPILTRPINWDLIRQQYDQMVKYATALRLGTAETEAILKRFNRSALKHPTYLALLELGRAVKTIFLSEYLNSEAIRREINEGLNVVERWNGVNDFIFYGKGGEFASNRLESQELSVLSLHLLQICLVYVNTLMIQQVLAQSHWHSRLHQGDLRAITPLIFSHVNPYGTFKLDLNERIVLLS from the coding sequence TTGCGGAAATTATTCAAGGGCGAGCAAAAATTTGAGTCTATTAAAGAAATTGTTTATAAAAAGTTTCGTGAATTACTACTTGAATCACCTACAGAAAAACAAATTGAACGCTTAATTCGTCATGCTTTATCAGTATCGGAAAGTCAATGCTGTAATCAGGTAACATCAAAATTAACCACGATAATCAAAGAGCAAATTGATATTCTTCTCAAAACCGATGACAATAATGAAGATGAATCAACATCTTCGCCAAAACTAAAAACCTCCGACTTTGCATTTATTAAAACAGATCCAGGTCCAGTGGGCTTAGATACCTTTCTCACAGAAATTGAAAAACTAAAACGAATTCGAGCCGTAGGATTATCCACAGATTTATTTCAAGGAATATCCGCCAAAATCATTCAAAAATACCGTCAAAGAGCCGCCACAGAATCTCCCTATGACTTACGACAACATTCTGAACCAATACGCTACACATTAATGAGTGCTTTTTGTCATCAACGTAGTCAAGAAATTACCGATAATCTTATTGAAATTCTCATCTCAATTATTAAACGCATTGGCACGAGAGCTGAAAAACGCATCCAAAAAGAACTGATTGAAGACTTTAAACTGGTAAATGGAAAAACTAATATCCTTTTTCGTATTGCCGAAGTAGCCCTAGCTAATCCAGAAGGAGTCATTCAAACCGTAGTTTATCCCGTTGTCAGTCAAGAAACTCTCTTAAACCTCGTCAAAGAATATAAATCCACCAATACAGCATATCGCCAAAAAGTTCATACTGTTATGCGTAGTTCCTTTGCTACCCATTATCGTCGGATGATACCCCAATTATTAGAAGTGCTGGAATTTCGCTCTAATAATGACATCCACCGCCCCATAATTTTAGCCTTAGAACTGCTTAAAAAATACACTGATAGTAAAACTAAATATTACGATTTGGAAGAAAAAATACCCATTGAAGGTGTATTAAAAGTAGGTTGGAAAGATATTATTATTGAAAAAACCGATGACGGCAAAGAAAGGATTAACCGCATTAACTATGAAATTATTGTTCTACAAGCCCTTAAAGAAAGACTAACCTGTAAAGAAATTTGGGTAGTAGAAGCAGATCGTTACCGTAACCCCGATGAAGATTTACCCACGGATTTTGAACACAATCGTATCTTATACTATCAAGCATTAAAACTTCCTGAAAATGTTGAATCCTTTATTACTGGACTACAACAGCAAATGAGATTTGGATTAGAAAAACTTAACCAAGATATGCCTAACAATACAGGCGTTAAAATTATCGGTGATAAAAATGGCTTAATTAGAGTTAGTCCCTTTGAACCAGTCGATGAACCTCCTAACCTACAACATATTAAAGGAGAAATCAATAACCAATGGCACAATACCAGTTTACTAGACATTCTCAAAGAAACTGACTTACGAGTTAATTTTACCCAAAACTTTAAGAGTATGGGAACAAGAGAGATTATTGAGAGAGAAAGTTTGCAAAAACGATTATTGCTCTGTATTTATGGCATGGGAACGAATACTGGTTTAAAACGCATTAATACGGGTATAAATGGCGAAAATTATCATGATTTACTTTATGTACGCCGTCGCTACATTCAAAAAGACCAACTTAGAAGTGCTATAGCCTCGGTGGTTAATGCTATTTTTGAGATTCGTAATCCTGAAATCTGGGGAGAAGGAACTACCACTTGTGCGAGTGATAGTAAGCATTTCGGTTCATGGGAGCAAAACTTAATGAGTCAATATCATCTGCGTTATGGTGGACGTGGGGTTATGATTTATTGGCACGTGGAAAAGAAATCTACTTGCATTTATTCTCAGTTAAAAACCGTATCTTCATCGGAAGTGGCAGCCATGATTGAAGGGGTTTTACGTCATTGTACTGATATGGATGTCAAGAAAAACTATGTTGATAGTCATGGACAAAGTGAAGTAGCGTTTGCTTTTAGTCATTTACTAGGATTTCAGTTAATGCCTCGACTCAAGAGGATTAAGGTACAAAGGTTATATCTTCCTGATGTTGGTCAAAGTAATAGCTATTCTCATTTACAACCGATTCTGACTCGCCCAATTAATTGGGATTTAATTCGCCAACAATATGACCAGATGGTAAAATATGCTACAGCCTTAAGATTAGGTACAGCAGAAACTGAAGCTATTTTAAAACGATTTAATCGCTCAGCCTTGAAACATCCTACTTATTTGGCTTTGTTGGAGTTAGGTAGGGCAGTGAAAACCATTTTCCTGAGTGAATATTTGAATTCAGAAGCTATTAGAAGGGAAATTAATGAAGGTTTGAATGTGGTGGAAAGATGGAATGGTGTTAATGATTTTATCTTCTACGGTAAAGGTGGTGAATTTGCCTCTAATCGCTTGGAAAGTCAAGAGTTATCAGTATTGTCTCTACATTTATTACAAATTTGTTTAGTCTATGTTAATACTTTAATGATTCAACAGGTTTTAGCTCAATCTCATTGGCATTCAAGGCTTCATCAAGGTGATTTACGGGCAATTACCCCTTTGATTTTTAGTCATGTTAATCCCTATGGTACGTTTAAGTTAGATCTTAATGAACGTATAGTATTACTTTCTTAG
- a CDS encoding DUF4158 domain-containing protein: protein MLKKNWKTEELIENWTLIPSELELVNQKREANKIGFVVFLKYFQLMAHFPDYPSEIPEQVIAYISNQLNISPKTYFDYNWQGRSAKAYRVEIRILFNFKIATLEDCSTISDWLIAEIIQGRAKI from the coding sequence ATGCTTAAGAAAAACTGGAAAACAGAAGAGTTAATTGAAAATTGGACTTTAATTCCTTCCGAATTAGAACTGGTTAACCAAAAACGAGAAGCAAATAAAATCGGATTTGTTGTTTTTCTCAAATATTTCCAATTAATGGCTCATTTTCCCGATTATCCCTCCGAAATACCAGAGCAGGTCATCGCTTACATTTCTAATCAGTTAAATATTTCCCCCAAAACTTATTTCGATTATAATTGGCAAGGGCGTTCTGCTAAAGCTTATAGAGTTGAAATTCGTATTTTATTCAACTTTAAAATTGCTACCCTTGAAGATTGTTCTACTATAAGTGATTGGCTGATTGCGGAAATTATTCAAGGGCGAGCAAAAATTTGA
- a CDS encoding tyrosine-type recombinase/integrase — MLNLTTPLLFSAKYHFSPPPVKKKSDGEREYLRLDEINAMIKVARKVGRHGVRDSTIILEMFRHGLRTAELVALRWDYIDSKGGHIDIHRVKHGHDTIHPLRSPELRALHELKRKYPESSYVFVSERHAPLTTRTIRHIIARAGKLASIPFPVHPHQLRHACGYYLASQGHDTRAIQAYLGHKNIHYTVRYTDISPQRFESFWQD; from the coding sequence ATGTTAAATTTAACCACTCCACTTCTGTTTTCAGCAAAGTATCATTTTTCACCACCTCCAGTGAAGAAAAAATCAGACGGTGAAAGGGAATATTTACGTCTTGATGAAATTAACGCCATGATCAAAGTAGCACGAAAAGTAGGAAGGCATGGAGTCAGAGATTCAACGATTATTCTTGAGATGTTTCGTCATGGACTAAGGACAGCCGAATTGGTAGCATTAAGATGGGATTATATAGATTCAAAAGGAGGGCATATTGACATACATCGAGTAAAACATGGACATGATACGATACATCCATTACGTTCTCCAGAACTAAGAGCTTTACATGAACTTAAACGCAAGTATCCAGAAAGCAGTTATGTCTTTGTTTCTGAGCGTCACGCACCCTTAACTACCCGTACTATTCGTCATATTATTGCGAGGGCTGGGAAATTAGCATCTATCCCCTTTCCAGTACATCCACACCAATTACGTCATGCTTGTGGTTATTATTTGGCATCTCAAGGACATGATACCAGAGCAATTCAGGCTTATCTAGGGCATAAAAATATTCATTACACCGTTCGTTATACAGATATATCTCCCCAGAGATTTGAATCTTTTTGGCAAGATTAG